AGAATAATCAGTGAGGATTATGCTGATCTTATTATAGAATATAACGGTGATTTTAGTGTTTTCGAACAGTTTCCAGATAGGACCGTTCAAATCATTAATTTACAATACGCCATTGTCCATGTACCTGTTAGCTTTATAACTCAGAATATTGTCTATAGATTAGGATACTCTGTTTTGCCTACTTGCTTTGGAATTATCAGTAGGTCTAGCCTAGAGTCTTCCGGAATATTTCGCATAAGGAATATACCTGTATTTAATTTAAGAGGTCAAGGTGTCTTAATTGGCATAATTGATACTGGGATAGATTATACCAATCCTATTTTTACTTATGCAGATAATACTACCAGGATTGTATCCATTTGGGATCAGACCATATCAAGCGGCAATCCACCTCCTCATATGGAATATGGTACCCAGTTTACCAGGGAGCAGATTAATGAGGCTTTACAAAGTGAGGATCCTTTTTCTATAGTTCCCAGTAGGGATGAAATTGGCCACGGAACCATGATTGCAGGTATAGCAGGAGGAAATGAGGTGCCAGACAGTAACTTTTATGGGGTTGCTCCTGATGCGGAGTTTGTCGTAGTTAAGTTAAAACCTGCTAAAAAGTTTATTAGGGACTTCTTTTTTATAGCAGAAGATGCAGTATGTTTTCAGGAAAACGATATATTTCTTGGGCTTATTCATTTATATGAAATGTCCATAGCCTTGCAGCGGCCTATAGCTATATGTATAGCACTGGGAAGTTCTCAGGGAGCCCATGACGGATCAGGAACTTTAAGTACCTTTTTATCAGGAATAGCCTCATCCCCAGGAATGGCTATGGTTGTAGCTGCAGGTAATGAGGGGAATGCAAGACGGCACTTTAGTGGAAAGGTCAATCCTACCACAGGATATGATACTGTTGAACTAAATGTGGGGGAAAATGAAAGAGGTTTTACTATGGAGCTGTGGGGAACTTCTCCTGATATGTATACTATTGATATACTTTCTCCAACAGGTGAGTATATTCCTAGAATTTCAGTAGGAAGAAATGAACATAGAGAAATTGCTTTTATATTCGAAGCCACAGTTATTTATATTGATTATCAGATGACCGAATCCCAAAGTGGAGAACAATTAATTCTAATACGCTTTGAAAATCCAACATCGGGAATATGGCGATTTAATGTCTATGAAAGGAGAGGCTTAAATTTAGGGTTTAATATATGGCTGCCAATGGATGGATTTATTTCGGATGATACATACTTTATCCGTTCGGACCCTAATACTACTATTTTGACCTTGGGAAACGCGGAAAATGTCTTAACGGTGACAGCTTATAATGATGCCGATGATAGCCTATATCTAAACTCCAGCCGGGGATATACGGTCATAGGTAGAGTAAAACCGGAAGTAGCAGCTCCCGGTGTAAATATTATAGGTCCGACCCTTACAGGAGGCTTTGCATCATATACAGGAACCAGTGTTTCCGCTGCACATACTACCGGAATTGCGGCTATGTTATTGGAATGGGCAGTTGTAAATAACCGTTTGCCGGCTATGAGCACTGTAGAATTGAAGAACTTAATAATTAGGGGTGCCAGAAGAGATATAGATACCATATATCCAAATAGGGACTGGGGATATGGGATACTCGATATTTTTAATGTATTTGATGCCCTTAGGGGAGGAATAAATTTTTAAAAAAAATATTGAAAGGGGTATCCTATGACCATAATAGATAGAGATAGGATTATAGGAGAAGATTT
This genomic interval from Herbinix luporum contains the following:
- a CDS encoding S8 family serine peptidase, with translation MIPEERERIISEDYADLIIEYNGDFSVFEQFPDRTVQIINLQYAIVHVPVSFITQNIVYRLGYSVLPTCFGIISRSSLESSGIFRIRNIPVFNLRGQGVLIGIIDTGIDYTNPIFTYADNTTRIVSIWDQTISSGNPPPHMEYGTQFTREQINEALQSEDPFSIVPSRDEIGHGTMIAGIAGGNEVPDSNFYGVAPDAEFVVVKLKPAKKFIRDFFFIAEDAVCFQENDIFLGLIHLYEMSIALQRPIAICIALGSSQGAHDGSGTLSTFLSGIASSPGMAMVVAAGNEGNARRHFSGKVNPTTGYDTVELNVGENERGFTMELWGTSPDMYTIDILSPTGEYIPRISVGRNEHREIAFIFEATVIYIDYQMTESQSGEQLILIRFENPTSGIWRFNVYERRGLNLGFNIWLPMDGFISDDTYFIRSDPNTTILTLGNAENVLTVTAYNDADDSLYLNSSRGYTVIGRVKPEVAAPGVNIIGPTLTGGFASYTGTSVSAAHTTGIAAMLLEWAVVNNRLPAMSTVELKNLIIRGARRDIDTIYPNRDWGYGILDIFNVFDALRGGINF